One stretch of Ooceraea biroi isolate clonal line C1 chromosome 4, Obir_v5.4, whole genome shotgun sequence DNA includes these proteins:
- the LOC105282864 gene encoding uncharacterized protein LOC105282864 isoform X4, with protein MRDHNENSKSEDKVLLMKNGQAHLVEQRDTCCPTEKCEKHISGDIMSESNKNMCNKDADAADASPSIKELVTRKDEEGGDTLSVGESIITGQLEAEFCRDEESKDANLAQNTTDNSVQIAASPNLDKKLEPQKAGRDTGKMSLTKHSDDNNNKSEFPTLPVSSETDNKEKAICGEVDMESNKSPMKTKDKDAKTSTNDSKSIKNEGCGALSKNNEKPSTSSTDSRKSVSNSSKSIPVNKSAKVERSNGKHVYARNIACIRREEFVKQRSVSRDGTENERKDVAARPSISKTDVEAELNKTIDTTPQSKSTSRSKAPQKQQQAVCKQSSKTKSQESLRKNSPNDGKANAEKTETRMHTSKSSESTSNEFERKDQEIVGEKNSQNDQKTNRGVNVRRSTTFVAQYKHSTFSKQANDTAPKPEYTYGRSSYARNNPRHDRERADNVGRKGVIQRDTSANSKFNRRSEELCANSTDNHAKRQNKPDASASCDYKNVVDSAETGTQLTESKESASTPSVDHAEQKPPTAEQSHERVETTDKSKADVTQQGVVVTNKMIDKEMNTYPSNDDKSTTESQTDVTHQHLKLKNTQRMDNVKQLENNQAWGNVSSAMQRSDAMSASSQQSVQNMHFSTQQINVQAEDLPRQASPWTPDCGRYYEQTAAEDLTRWGHIPNIPAFDAVPYENNLPIASSDGEVAIPPSTLEIVIDRNRENLNALYKYVPHMQPRPVASLSNFPGYSVSPGHGSRWSPALQEGGIHIEHSVYNVPQQLAAMPVYRPSAFGPEEFNAHPMNCLPHPAVYTPCMQTWNPQLQYPVPVFYNSPYGGYAMFPDTMSQSSEFNESDSMHGQPPKYIPHAQMNNYVRNARGYDSNAAQARNTLDNVPVKCNQYYKRYHDNYRLAFDMPRQAPPVSHPRPQGMNFVPTSANMSQRNAHYSQSPRYCKPSANGTQMPKNPYDQRIQDFICDDNALEDIPPMISPKEFITSNMNLASQNDQFVTQPFKPEIKMNPSADYRPPLWQRCGNGNFRRSTSQDISRDNGSPVSIGRGMYKSKKP; from the exons ATGCGAGATCATAATGAGAATAGCAAATCAGAAGATAAAGttttattgatgaaaaatgGCCAAGCACATTTAGTTGAACAACGTGACACGTGTTGTCCAACAGAAAAGTGCGAGAAACATATATCTGGCGACATAATGTCGGAGAGCAACAAGAACATGTGCAACAAAGATGCGGATGCAGCTGATGCATCCCCAAGCATTAAAGAATTGGTCACCCGCAAGGACGAAGAGGGGGGAGACACCTTAAGTGTTGGAGAAAGTATCATAACAGGACAGTTGGAGGCTGAGTTTTGCAGAGACGAGGAATCAAAGGACGCAAATTTGGCACAAAATACAACTGACAACTCTGTGCA AATTGCTGCATCTCCAAACCTTGACAAGAAGCTCGAGCCACAGAAAGCTGGTCGAGATACAGGAAAAATGAGTCTTACAAAACATtctgatgataataataataagtcgGAATTTCCTACACTGCCCGTATCGTCGGAAACTGATAATAAAGAGAAAGCGATTTGTGGAGAAGTCGATATGGAAAGTAACAAGAGCCCGATGAAAACCAAAGATAAAG atgcaaaaacATCAACCAATGActcaaaaagtattaaaaatgaagGATGTGGTGCTTTATcgaaaaataacgagaagcCTTCCACTTCAAGCACCGATTCCAGAAAGTCAGTTTCCAACTCGTCGAAATCGATTCCCGTTAATAAGAGCGCAAAAGTAGAGCGATCCAATGGTAAACATGTATACGCGAGGAACATTGCTTGCATACGGAGAGAAGAATTTGTGAAGCAACGCAGCGTGTCGAGAGACGGAACTGAAAATGAAAGGAAGGACGTTGCCGCGAGACCAAGCATATCAAAAACGGACGTCGAGGCAGAACTTAATAAAACGATCGATACGACACCTCAGAGCAAAAGCACGAGTAGGAGCAAAGCACCGCAGAAACAACAGCAAGCGGTTTGCAAGCAGTCATCAAAGACGAAGTCGCAGGAATCTTTGAGAAAGAACTCACCTAATGATGGTAAAGCCAATGCAGAGAAAACGGAGACTAGAATGCATACATCCAAAAGTTCTGAATCAACCTCGAATGAGTTCGAGAGGAAAGATCAAGAAATCGTCGGTGAGAAAAACTCGCAAAACGATCAGAAAACAAATCGTGGCGTAAACGTCAGAAGAAGCACTACGTTCGTCGCGCAATACAAGCATTCAACATTCTCGAAACAAGCTAACGACACGGCGCCTAAGCCCGAGTATACCTACGGAAGAAGTTCATACGCGCGTAATAATCCAAGACATGATAGAGAACGTGCTGACAATGTCGGACGCAAGGGCGTCATCCAGAGAGACACCTCCGCCAACTCGAAATTCAACAGGAGAAGTGAGGAACTCTGCGCAAACAGTACGGATAATCACGCAAAGCGGCAGAACAAACCAGACGCGTCAGCGTCGTGTGACTATAAAAACGTCGTAGATTCCGCAGAAACGGGAACACAATTAACAGAAAGTAAAGAGTCTGCAAGCACTCCAAGTGTTGACCACGCGGAACAGAAACCTCCAACGGCAGAACAGTCTCATGAAAGGGTGGAAACGACTGACAAGTCTAAAGCCGACGTGACTCAGCAGGGTGTAGTGGTTACCAACAAAATGATTGACAAAGAGATGAATACGTACCCGTCGAACGACGATAAGTCTACGACGGAATCGCAGACCGACGTGACGCATCAGCATTTGAAGTTGAAGAACACGCAACGCATGGACAACGTGAAACAATTGGAGAACAATCAAGCCTGGGGCAACGTCTCGTCGGCGATGCAGAGGAGCGACGCAATGAGTGCGAGCTCGCAGCAGTCTGTTCAAAATATGCATTTCAGCACGCAGCAAATCAACGTGCAAGCAGAAGACCTACCGAGGCAGGCATCACCGTGGACGCCGGATTGCGGCAGATATTACGAGCAGACTGCGGCTGAGGACCTAACGCGATGGGGGCACATCCCGAATATCCCGGCTTTCGATGCGGTACCGTACGAGAACAATTTGCCAATCGCATCGAGCGATGGCGAAGTCGCCATTCCGCCTTCCACGCTGGAGATTGTGATCGATAGGAATAGAGAAAATTTGAACGCATTGTACAAGTACGTACCGCACATGCAGCCACGGCCTGTCGCGTCTCTTTCGAATTTTCCCGGTTACTCCGTATCGCCGGGTCATGGTAGCAGGTGGAGTCCGGCGTTGCAGGAGGGCGGCATTCACATCGAACACTCAGTTTACAACGTGCCGCAGCAGCTCGCGGCGATGCCAGTTTACAGGCCCAGCGCGTTCGGACCCGAGGAATTTAACGCGCACCCGATGAACTGCCTGCCGCATCCGGCAGTCTACACGCCGTGCATGCAAACGTGGAACCCGCAGTTGCAGTATCCAGTgcccgtcttttacaattctcCGTATGGTGGTTACGCAATGTTCCCCGATACGATGAGTCAGTCGAGTGAGTTTAACGAGAGTGATTCCATGCACGGTCAGCCGCCCAAATACATCCCGCACGCGCAGATGAACAATTACGTCAGGAATGCGCGCGGTTACGACTCGAACGCCGCACAGGCGAGAAACACCCTCGACAACGTTCCCGTGAAGTGTAATCAGTATTACAAGAGATATCACGACAATTATCGCCTGGCTTTCGACATGCCGCGACAAGCACCACCGGTCTCGCATCCGAGACCGCAAGGGATGAATTTTGTGCCGACAAGCGCGAACATGAGTCAGCGCAACGCGCACTATTCGCAAAGCCCTAGGTATTGTAAGCCAAGTGCGAACGGCACGCAGATGCCGAAGAACCCGTACGATCAGAGGATACAGGACTTCATTTGCGACGATAACGCATTGGAGGACATTCCTCCAATGATATCCCCGAAAGAGTTCATAACGAGCAACATGAATCTCGCGAGCCAGAACGATCAGTTTGTGACGCAACCGTTCAAGCCGGAAATCAAGATGAACCCGAGCGCGGATTATCGTCCGCCGCTGTGGCAAAGATGTGGTAATGGTAATTTTCGCAGAAGCACTTCTCAGGATATTTCGAGAGATAATGGATCGCCCGTCAGTATCGGTCGCGGTATGTACAAGAGTAAAAAACCGTAA
- the LOC105282864 gene encoding uncharacterized protein LOC105282864 isoform X6 has product MSESNKNMCNKDADAADASPSIKELVTRKDEEGGDTLSVGESIITGQLEAEFCRDEESKDANLAQNTTDNSVQIAASPNLDKKLEPQKAGRDTGKMSLTKHSDDNNNKSEFPTLPVSSETDNKEKAICGEVDMESNKSPMKTKDKDAKTSTNDSKSIKNEGCGALSKNNEKPSTSSTDSRKSVSNSSKSIPVNKSAKVERSNGKHVYARNIACIRREEFVKQRSVSRDGTENERKDVAARPSISKTDVEAELNKTIDTTPQSKSTSRSKAPQKQQQAVCKQSSKTKSQESLRKNSPNDGKANAEKTETRMHTSKSSESTSNEFERKDQEIVGEKNSQNDQKTNRGVNVRRSTTFVAQYKHSTFSKQANDTAPKPEYTYGRSSYARNNPRHDRERADNVGRKGVIQRDTSANSKFNRRSEELCANSTDNHAKRQNKPDASASCDYKNVVDSAETGTQLTESKESASTPSVDHAEQKPPTAEQSHERVETTDKSKADVTQQGVVVTNKMIDKEMNTYPSNDDKSTTESQTDVTHQHLKLKNTQRMDNVKQLENNQAWGNVSSAMQRSDAMSASSQQSVQNMHFSTQQINVQAEDLPRQASPWTPDCGRYYEQTAAEDLTRWGHIPNIPAFDAVPYENNLPIASSDGEVAIPPSTLEIVIDRNRENLNALYKYVPHMQPRPVASLSNFPGYSVSPGHGSRWSPALQEGGIHIEHSVYNVPQQLAAMPVYRPSAFGPEEFNAHPMNCLPHPAVYTPCMQTWNPQLQYPVPVFYNSPYGGYAMFPDTMSQSSEFNESDSMHGQPPKYIPHAQMNNYVRNARGYDSNAAQARNTLDNVPVKCNQYYKRYHDNYRLAFDMPRQAPPVSHPRPQGMNFVPTSANMSQRNAHYSQSPRYCKPSANGTQMPKNPYDQRIQDFICDDNALEDIPPMISPKEFITSNMNLASQNDQFVTQPFKPEIKMNPSADYRPPLWQRCGNGNFRRSTSQDISRDNGSPVSIGRGMYKSKKP; this is encoded by the exons ATGTCGGAGAGCAACAAGAACATGTGCAACAAAGATGCGGATGCAGCTGATGCATCCCCAAGCATTAAAGAATTGGTCACCCGCAAGGACGAAGAGGGGGGAGACACCTTAAGTGTTGGAGAAAGTATCATAACAGGACAGTTGGAGGCTGAGTTTTGCAGAGACGAGGAATCAAAGGACGCAAATTTGGCACAAAATACAACTGACAACTCTGTGCA AATTGCTGCATCTCCAAACCTTGACAAGAAGCTCGAGCCACAGAAAGCTGGTCGAGATACAGGAAAAATGAGTCTTACAAAACATtctgatgataataataataagtcgGAATTTCCTACACTGCCCGTATCGTCGGAAACTGATAATAAAGAGAAAGCGATTTGTGGAGAAGTCGATATGGAAAGTAACAAGAGCCCGATGAAAACCAAAGATAAAG atgcaaaaacATCAACCAATGActcaaaaagtattaaaaatgaagGATGTGGTGCTTTATcgaaaaataacgagaagcCTTCCACTTCAAGCACCGATTCCAGAAAGTCAGTTTCCAACTCGTCGAAATCGATTCCCGTTAATAAGAGCGCAAAAGTAGAGCGATCCAATGGTAAACATGTATACGCGAGGAACATTGCTTGCATACGGAGAGAAGAATTTGTGAAGCAACGCAGCGTGTCGAGAGACGGAACTGAAAATGAAAGGAAGGACGTTGCCGCGAGACCAAGCATATCAAAAACGGACGTCGAGGCAGAACTTAATAAAACGATCGATACGACACCTCAGAGCAAAAGCACGAGTAGGAGCAAAGCACCGCAGAAACAACAGCAAGCGGTTTGCAAGCAGTCATCAAAGACGAAGTCGCAGGAATCTTTGAGAAAGAACTCACCTAATGATGGTAAAGCCAATGCAGAGAAAACGGAGACTAGAATGCATACATCCAAAAGTTCTGAATCAACCTCGAATGAGTTCGAGAGGAAAGATCAAGAAATCGTCGGTGAGAAAAACTCGCAAAACGATCAGAAAACAAATCGTGGCGTAAACGTCAGAAGAAGCACTACGTTCGTCGCGCAATACAAGCATTCAACATTCTCGAAACAAGCTAACGACACGGCGCCTAAGCCCGAGTATACCTACGGAAGAAGTTCATACGCGCGTAATAATCCAAGACATGATAGAGAACGTGCTGACAATGTCGGACGCAAGGGCGTCATCCAGAGAGACACCTCCGCCAACTCGAAATTCAACAGGAGAAGTGAGGAACTCTGCGCAAACAGTACGGATAATCACGCAAAGCGGCAGAACAAACCAGACGCGTCAGCGTCGTGTGACTATAAAAACGTCGTAGATTCCGCAGAAACGGGAACACAATTAACAGAAAGTAAAGAGTCTGCAAGCACTCCAAGTGTTGACCACGCGGAACAGAAACCTCCAACGGCAGAACAGTCTCATGAAAGGGTGGAAACGACTGACAAGTCTAAAGCCGACGTGACTCAGCAGGGTGTAGTGGTTACCAACAAAATGATTGACAAAGAGATGAATACGTACCCGTCGAACGACGATAAGTCTACGACGGAATCGCAGACCGACGTGACGCATCAGCATTTGAAGTTGAAGAACACGCAACGCATGGACAACGTGAAACAATTGGAGAACAATCAAGCCTGGGGCAACGTCTCGTCGGCGATGCAGAGGAGCGACGCAATGAGTGCGAGCTCGCAGCAGTCTGTTCAAAATATGCATTTCAGCACGCAGCAAATCAACGTGCAAGCAGAAGACCTACCGAGGCAGGCATCACCGTGGACGCCGGATTGCGGCAGATATTACGAGCAGACTGCGGCTGAGGACCTAACGCGATGGGGGCACATCCCGAATATCCCGGCTTTCGATGCGGTACCGTACGAGAACAATTTGCCAATCGCATCGAGCGATGGCGAAGTCGCCATTCCGCCTTCCACGCTGGAGATTGTGATCGATAGGAATAGAGAAAATTTGAACGCATTGTACAAGTACGTACCGCACATGCAGCCACGGCCTGTCGCGTCTCTTTCGAATTTTCCCGGTTACTCCGTATCGCCGGGTCATGGTAGCAGGTGGAGTCCGGCGTTGCAGGAGGGCGGCATTCACATCGAACACTCAGTTTACAACGTGCCGCAGCAGCTCGCGGCGATGCCAGTTTACAGGCCCAGCGCGTTCGGACCCGAGGAATTTAACGCGCACCCGATGAACTGCCTGCCGCATCCGGCAGTCTACACGCCGTGCATGCAAACGTGGAACCCGCAGTTGCAGTATCCAGTgcccgtcttttacaattctcCGTATGGTGGTTACGCAATGTTCCCCGATACGATGAGTCAGTCGAGTGAGTTTAACGAGAGTGATTCCATGCACGGTCAGCCGCCCAAATACATCCCGCACGCGCAGATGAACAATTACGTCAGGAATGCGCGCGGTTACGACTCGAACGCCGCACAGGCGAGAAACACCCTCGACAACGTTCCCGTGAAGTGTAATCAGTATTACAAGAGATATCACGACAATTATCGCCTGGCTTTCGACATGCCGCGACAAGCACCACCGGTCTCGCATCCGAGACCGCAAGGGATGAATTTTGTGCCGACAAGCGCGAACATGAGTCAGCGCAACGCGCACTATTCGCAAAGCCCTAGGTATTGTAAGCCAAGTGCGAACGGCACGCAGATGCCGAAGAACCCGTACGATCAGAGGATACAGGACTTCATTTGCGACGATAACGCATTGGAGGACATTCCTCCAATGATATCCCCGAAAGAGTTCATAACGAGCAACATGAATCTCGCGAGCCAGAACGATCAGTTTGTGACGCAACCGTTCAAGCCGGAAATCAAGATGAACCCGAGCGCGGATTATCGTCCGCCGCTGTGGCAAAGATGTGGTAATGGTAATTTTCGCAGAAGCACTTCTCAGGATATTTCGAGAGATAATGGATCGCCCGTCAGTATCGGTCGCGGTATGTACAAGAGTAAAAAACCGTAA
- the LOC105282864 gene encoding uncharacterized protein LOC105282864 isoform X5, which produces MDKSKKEKCEKHISGDIMSESNKNMCNKDADAADASPSIKELVTRKDEEGGDTLSVGESIITGQLEAEFCRDEESKDANLAQNTTDNSVQIAASPNLDKKLEPQKAGRDTGKMSLTKHSDDNNNKSEFPTLPVSSETDNKEKAICGEVDMESNKSPMKTKDKDAKTSTNDSKSIKNEGCGALSKNNEKPSTSSTDSRKSVSNSSKSIPVNKSAKVERSNGKHVYARNIACIRREEFVKQRSVSRDGTENERKDVAARPSISKTDVEAELNKTIDTTPQSKSTSRSKAPQKQQQAVCKQSSKTKSQESLRKNSPNDGKANAEKTETRMHTSKSSESTSNEFERKDQEIVGEKNSQNDQKTNRGVNVRRSTTFVAQYKHSTFSKQANDTAPKPEYTYGRSSYARNNPRHDRERADNVGRKGVIQRDTSANSKFNRRSEELCANSTDNHAKRQNKPDASASCDYKNVVDSAETGTQLTESKESASTPSVDHAEQKPPTAEQSHERVETTDKSKADVTQQGVVVTNKMIDKEMNTYPSNDDKSTTESQTDVTHQHLKLKNTQRMDNVKQLENNQAWGNVSSAMQRSDAMSASSQQSVQNMHFSTQQINVQAEDLPRQASPWTPDCGRYYEQTAAEDLTRWGHIPNIPAFDAVPYENNLPIASSDGEVAIPPSTLEIVIDRNRENLNALYKYVPHMQPRPVASLSNFPGYSVSPGHGSRWSPALQEGGIHIEHSVYNVPQQLAAMPVYRPSAFGPEEFNAHPMNCLPHPAVYTPCMQTWNPQLQYPVPVFYNSPYGGYAMFPDTMSQSSEFNESDSMHGQPPKYIPHAQMNNYVRNARGYDSNAAQARNTLDNVPVKCNQYYKRYHDNYRLAFDMPRQAPPVSHPRPQGMNFVPTSANMSQRNAHYSQSPRYCKPSANGTQMPKNPYDQRIQDFICDDNALEDIPPMISPKEFITSNMNLASQNDQFVTQPFKPEIKMNPSADYRPPLWQRCGNGNFRRSTSQDISRDNGSPVSIGRGMYKSKKP; this is translated from the exons ATGGATAAATCAAAG aAGG AAAAGTGCGAGAAACATATATCTGGCGACATAATGTCGGAGAGCAACAAGAACATGTGCAACAAAGATGCGGATGCAGCTGATGCATCCCCAAGCATTAAAGAATTGGTCACCCGCAAGGACGAAGAGGGGGGAGACACCTTAAGTGTTGGAGAAAGTATCATAACAGGACAGTTGGAGGCTGAGTTTTGCAGAGACGAGGAATCAAAGGACGCAAATTTGGCACAAAATACAACTGACAACTCTGTGCA AATTGCTGCATCTCCAAACCTTGACAAGAAGCTCGAGCCACAGAAAGCTGGTCGAGATACAGGAAAAATGAGTCTTACAAAACATtctgatgataataataataagtcgGAATTTCCTACACTGCCCGTATCGTCGGAAACTGATAATAAAGAGAAAGCGATTTGTGGAGAAGTCGATATGGAAAGTAACAAGAGCCCGATGAAAACCAAAGATAAAG atgcaaaaacATCAACCAATGActcaaaaagtattaaaaatgaagGATGTGGTGCTTTATcgaaaaataacgagaagcCTTCCACTTCAAGCACCGATTCCAGAAAGTCAGTTTCCAACTCGTCGAAATCGATTCCCGTTAATAAGAGCGCAAAAGTAGAGCGATCCAATGGTAAACATGTATACGCGAGGAACATTGCTTGCATACGGAGAGAAGAATTTGTGAAGCAACGCAGCGTGTCGAGAGACGGAACTGAAAATGAAAGGAAGGACGTTGCCGCGAGACCAAGCATATCAAAAACGGACGTCGAGGCAGAACTTAATAAAACGATCGATACGACACCTCAGAGCAAAAGCACGAGTAGGAGCAAAGCACCGCAGAAACAACAGCAAGCGGTTTGCAAGCAGTCATCAAAGACGAAGTCGCAGGAATCTTTGAGAAAGAACTCACCTAATGATGGTAAAGCCAATGCAGAGAAAACGGAGACTAGAATGCATACATCCAAAAGTTCTGAATCAACCTCGAATGAGTTCGAGAGGAAAGATCAAGAAATCGTCGGTGAGAAAAACTCGCAAAACGATCAGAAAACAAATCGTGGCGTAAACGTCAGAAGAAGCACTACGTTCGTCGCGCAATACAAGCATTCAACATTCTCGAAACAAGCTAACGACACGGCGCCTAAGCCCGAGTATACCTACGGAAGAAGTTCATACGCGCGTAATAATCCAAGACATGATAGAGAACGTGCTGACAATGTCGGACGCAAGGGCGTCATCCAGAGAGACACCTCCGCCAACTCGAAATTCAACAGGAGAAGTGAGGAACTCTGCGCAAACAGTACGGATAATCACGCAAAGCGGCAGAACAAACCAGACGCGTCAGCGTCGTGTGACTATAAAAACGTCGTAGATTCCGCAGAAACGGGAACACAATTAACAGAAAGTAAAGAGTCTGCAAGCACTCCAAGTGTTGACCACGCGGAACAGAAACCTCCAACGGCAGAACAGTCTCATGAAAGGGTGGAAACGACTGACAAGTCTAAAGCCGACGTGACTCAGCAGGGTGTAGTGGTTACCAACAAAATGATTGACAAAGAGATGAATACGTACCCGTCGAACGACGATAAGTCTACGACGGAATCGCAGACCGACGTGACGCATCAGCATTTGAAGTTGAAGAACACGCAACGCATGGACAACGTGAAACAATTGGAGAACAATCAAGCCTGGGGCAACGTCTCGTCGGCGATGCAGAGGAGCGACGCAATGAGTGCGAGCTCGCAGCAGTCTGTTCAAAATATGCATTTCAGCACGCAGCAAATCAACGTGCAAGCAGAAGACCTACCGAGGCAGGCATCACCGTGGACGCCGGATTGCGGCAGATATTACGAGCAGACTGCGGCTGAGGACCTAACGCGATGGGGGCACATCCCGAATATCCCGGCTTTCGATGCGGTACCGTACGAGAACAATTTGCCAATCGCATCGAGCGATGGCGAAGTCGCCATTCCGCCTTCCACGCTGGAGATTGTGATCGATAGGAATAGAGAAAATTTGAACGCATTGTACAAGTACGTACCGCACATGCAGCCACGGCCTGTCGCGTCTCTTTCGAATTTTCCCGGTTACTCCGTATCGCCGGGTCATGGTAGCAGGTGGAGTCCGGCGTTGCAGGAGGGCGGCATTCACATCGAACACTCAGTTTACAACGTGCCGCAGCAGCTCGCGGCGATGCCAGTTTACAGGCCCAGCGCGTTCGGACCCGAGGAATTTAACGCGCACCCGATGAACTGCCTGCCGCATCCGGCAGTCTACACGCCGTGCATGCAAACGTGGAACCCGCAGTTGCAGTATCCAGTgcccgtcttttacaattctcCGTATGGTGGTTACGCAATGTTCCCCGATACGATGAGTCAGTCGAGTGAGTTTAACGAGAGTGATTCCATGCACGGTCAGCCGCCCAAATACATCCCGCACGCGCAGATGAACAATTACGTCAGGAATGCGCGCGGTTACGACTCGAACGCCGCACAGGCGAGAAACACCCTCGACAACGTTCCCGTGAAGTGTAATCAGTATTACAAGAGATATCACGACAATTATCGCCTGGCTTTCGACATGCCGCGACAAGCACCACCGGTCTCGCATCCGAGACCGCAAGGGATGAATTTTGTGCCGACAAGCGCGAACATGAGTCAGCGCAACGCGCACTATTCGCAAAGCCCTAGGTATTGTAAGCCAAGTGCGAACGGCACGCAGATGCCGAAGAACCCGTACGATCAGAGGATACAGGACTTCATTTGCGACGATAACGCATTGGAGGACATTCCTCCAATGATATCCCCGAAAGAGTTCATAACGAGCAACATGAATCTCGCGAGCCAGAACGATCAGTTTGTGACGCAACCGTTCAAGCCGGAAATCAAGATGAACCCGAGCGCGGATTATCGTCCGCCGCTGTGGCAAAGATGTGGTAATGGTAATTTTCGCAGAAGCACTTCTCAGGATATTTCGAGAGATAATGGATCGCCCGTCAGTATCGGTCGCGGTATGTACAAGAGTAAAAAACCGTAA